A genome region from Thalassotalea euphylliae includes the following:
- a CDS encoding DMT family transporter, which yields METWIAFTLLAAFMQAIRTAGQKQLSAQLSSLATAGVRYIFALPFAWLYLWWALNHYQVALPALNTTFLQYAIIASFAQLIGTACLVVAFQYRNFAVATSLAKTEAIQVAVIGALLFAAPLSGYGWLSVILGVVGVILLSKVKFNLKDVLTNPGAGYGLASGLGLAITTLLIRESNLALGSHPMVNAAVTLVFLISAQSLLAGLYLLMRDASQFRKMIINWRLALFVGITSLLGSIGWFTAVSYQTAAYVKALGQVEFFITLVLTYRLFKEKTTPAEILGMLLIVVSVVVLLLLA from the coding sequence ATGGAAACTTGGATAGCCTTCACTTTATTAGCCGCTTTTATGCAGGCGATACGAACCGCTGGTCAAAAGCAACTGTCTGCGCAGTTATCATCACTTGCTACTGCCGGCGTTCGCTATATATTCGCTTTACCATTTGCATGGCTATATTTGTGGTGGGCGCTCAATCATTATCAAGTAGCCTTGCCAGCGCTTAATACAACGTTTTTACAGTATGCCATTATTGCCAGTTTTGCTCAGCTAATTGGCACAGCTTGCCTTGTTGTCGCATTTCAATATCGAAATTTTGCTGTTGCTACTAGCCTTGCTAAAACCGAAGCGATTCAAGTGGCTGTGATCGGCGCTTTGTTATTTGCCGCACCTTTGTCAGGCTATGGTTGGTTATCGGTAATACTTGGTGTTGTTGGGGTTATTTTACTGTCGAAAGTAAAATTTAATCTTAAAGATGTATTAACCAATCCGGGCGCAGGCTATGGTTTGGCCTCGGGCCTTGGGCTGGCGATTACCACGTTACTAATCCGCGAATCGAACTTAGCGCTTGGCAGTCACCCTATGGTCAATGCTGCTGTAACGCTGGTATTCTTAATTAGTGCTCAGTCATTATTAGCAGGTTTGTATTTGTTAATGCGTGACGCCAGTCAGTTCAGAAAAATGATAATTAATTGGCGTCTTGCCTTGTTTGTTGGCATTACGAGCTTACTTGGTTCAATTGGTTGGTTTACTGCCGTTAGTTATCAAACCGCGGCCTATGTGAAAGCACTAGGGCAGGTGGAATTTTTTATCACGCTGGTGCTGACTTATCGACTTTTTAAAGAAAAAACCACACCCGCAGAGATATTAGGCATGTTGTTGATTGTTGTTAGTGTTGTTGTACTTTTGCTTTTAGCATAG
- a CDS encoding AAA family ATPase, giving the protein MRILSLRFENLNSLKGHWFIDFSKEPFAGNGLFAITGPTGAGKTTILDAICLALYHQTPRLTISDKNNQLMTRHTASCLAEVEFEVKGQGYRAFWSQRRAKNAADGKLQPAKAELATLSGEILAEKLQAVRQKIAQLTGLDFGRFTKSMMLSQGQFAAFLNASANDRAELLEELTGTDIYGDISKTVFQEAKASEQALALLKAKLDGVELLSDEQAANLQAESHSLTKVEQEQAQFVAKLQKDIQVRQQRTILQDKQKQLDASQAELAAQKKQHAGELTALAAAKPAIAIQDKYHAKQQLVEQSLHSQQQLTASESNLAQTEQQLAEQTVLRASAQDKLTERQNKLKQRVARLNEQILPTLQNQQLMVAQQSDKQSAIQEKKSSLAKVEVLIADKKAEFDALTAEHKNIQAYLTEHLYVKQLPSYLGRWQSDFNRLQTLEVQKKNTEQTMQELSTQQAEAEKANLQLSQTLENLAKEKAAFQVSLQGLSQQRAETLAGIRLPVLAEQPALPLTEASLQAFIQQLQQHQQGLNQLKLIAQQFANSSQSLHDKKQTNAELNQTINQQESSLTAKREEFKTAKHTLDLLEKVVAQQQTIKQLSDHRAELQPGQACPLCGATEHPAIAEYQALTSSAEEQQLAGQKNLVEQLKQQGIELKEQLNHQQRTLSQEQSQITVLQQECHQLTEQWQHVTHQLDANIPSVVTQAHNAVNSSPNGCASNSVNESVSVCSVAQIDGELESVQQQLSQTMNCQSALVSLTEQENNLQKQLVDIDQRIAQLNQSEAVNRQQASHRVAEQQKLSEQLSAVGAEVGQLWQGISEQVSQLELPMPRASEFSQWLLQLEQQIQDYQTQLTAAEQVQLNIQTVEKSLISYQQQQLAEQQQVTVLIEEGKGIDSQLQALAQQLQHLLGESTLEQEQQHIATEESAITCEQQLIEKAYNEAANAHQHAQGQHTSLGKQAQSLNEQVSLATAKWQEVLVASEFSDETAFINANMPAEEFTRLTALADELNVREQQQNALAQEYQSQLASLPVEADSNISLSEMTEKLVKDETELKALQTKLAQLDFELQQDKKRRDEQQSLMADIAKQQIALNDISHLNGLIGSADGAKFRRFAQSLTLEYLVHLANKQLMRLHGRYQLTRQTNESLALEVVDTWQADLTRDTKTLSGGESFLVSLALALALSDLVSAKTQIDSLFLDEGFGTLDNDTLEVALDALDNLNAAGKMIGVISHIDTLKERIATQIKVDKMSGLGVSKLEPQFVYSPN; this is encoded by the coding sequence ATGCGTATTTTGTCACTGCGATTTGAGAACTTGAACTCGTTAAAAGGGCATTGGTTTATCGACTTTAGCAAAGAGCCCTTTGCTGGCAATGGGCTATTTGCGATCACTGGGCCAACAGGTGCAGGTAAAACCACTATTTTAGATGCGATTTGTTTAGCGCTTTATCATCAAACACCAAGGTTAACTATTTCTGATAAAAATAACCAATTGATGACTCGCCACACCGCTTCTTGTTTAGCAGAAGTTGAATTTGAGGTGAAAGGGCAGGGCTATCGTGCATTTTGGAGCCAGCGTCGCGCTAAAAATGCCGCAGACGGCAAACTACAACCTGCTAAGGCTGAACTAGCCACACTATCGGGCGAAATACTTGCTGAAAAGCTGCAAGCAGTAAGGCAGAAAATTGCCCAGTTAACTGGTTTAGACTTTGGTCGTTTCACCAAATCAATGATGTTATCGCAAGGGCAGTTTGCAGCCTTTTTAAATGCATCTGCTAACGATCGTGCTGAACTACTTGAAGAGCTGACCGGCACGGATATTTACGGTGATATTTCTAAAACGGTTTTCCAAGAAGCAAAAGCAAGTGAACAAGCATTAGCACTGCTTAAAGCTAAACTCGATGGCGTTGAGTTACTGAGTGATGAACAAGCGGCCAACTTACAAGCTGAATCGCACTCGTTAACCAAAGTTGAGCAAGAACAAGCACAGTTCGTTGCCAAGCTACAAAAAGATATCCAAGTTCGCCAACAACGCACGATATTGCAAGACAAGCAAAAACAATTAGATGCCAGCCAAGCCGAGCTTGCAGCGCAAAAAAAGCAGCACGCAGGTGAGCTAACAGCCTTAGCCGCTGCAAAGCCTGCGATTGCCATTCAAGACAAATATCATGCAAAACAGCAATTGGTTGAGCAATCACTACATAGCCAACAGCAACTCACGGCGAGTGAATCGAACCTTGCTCAAACTGAGCAGCAGCTCGCTGAGCAAACTGTATTGCGTGCAAGCGCTCAAGACAAGTTAACTGAACGGCAAAACAAATTAAAACAGCGTGTCGCAAGGTTAAATGAGCAAATTTTGCCAACGTTGCAAAACCAGCAGCTTATGGTTGCGCAACAAAGTGACAAGCAAAGTGCTATTCAAGAGAAAAAATCCAGCTTAGCTAAAGTTGAAGTTTTAATAGCAGATAAAAAAGCCGAATTTGACGCATTAACGGCTGAGCACAAAAACATTCAGGCTTACTTAACGGAGCATCTGTATGTTAAGCAACTACCGAGTTATCTTGGCCGTTGGCAAAGCGACTTTAATCGTTTGCAAACGTTGGAAGTACAAAAAAAGAATACCGAGCAAACCATGCAAGAGCTCAGTACTCAACAAGCTGAGGCAGAAAAAGCAAACCTGCAATTAAGCCAAACACTGGAAAACTTGGCTAAAGAGAAAGCGGCATTTCAAGTATCGCTACAAGGGCTAAGCCAGCAAAGAGCAGAAACTTTAGCTGGTATTAGGTTACCTGTGTTAGCTGAGCAGCCTGCTTTACCCCTGACGGAAGCGAGTTTACAGGCATTTATTCAGCAATTGCAGCAGCACCAACAAGGGCTTAATCAACTTAAATTAATCGCGCAACAATTTGCCAATTCCAGTCAGAGCCTGCACGATAAAAAGCAAACAAATGCTGAGCTAAATCAAACCATTAACCAGCAAGAATCTTCGTTAACTGCTAAACGTGAAGAGTTCAAGACGGCTAAGCACACCTTAGATTTGTTAGAAAAAGTAGTTGCTCAACAGCAAACAATTAAGCAGCTATCAGATCACCGTGCTGAGCTTCAACCAGGGCAAGCTTGCCCATTGTGTGGTGCAACTGAGCACCCGGCAATTGCAGAGTACCAAGCGTTAACCAGCTCGGCGGAAGAACAACAGCTAGCAGGTCAGAAAAACCTAGTTGAACAACTAAAACAGCAAGGTATTGAACTTAAAGAACAACTTAATCACCAGCAACGCACGTTAAGCCAAGAGCAAAGCCAAATAACGGTTTTACAGCAAGAATGTCATCAACTCACCGAGCAATGGCAGCATGTTACTCATCAGCTTGATGCCAATATTCCGAGTGTGGTTACTCAAGCGCATAATGCCGTAAATAGTTCGCCTAACGGCTGTGCTAGTAACTCAGTTAATGAGTCGGTTAGTGTATGTTCGGTTGCTCAAATTGATGGTGAGCTAGAAAGTGTTCAGCAACAACTGTCGCAAACCATGAATTGCCAGTCGGCGTTAGTCTCGCTGACAGAGCAAGAGAATAACTTGCAAAAGCAGTTGGTCGATATTGATCAACGCATTGCTCAGTTAAATCAAAGTGAGGCGGTTAACCGTCAGCAAGCCAGTCATCGAGTGGCTGAGCAGCAAAAGCTTAGTGAGCAGTTATCGGCGGTTGGCGCAGAGGTTGGCCAATTATGGCAAGGTATCTCAGAGCAAGTTTCACAGCTTGAATTGCCAATGCCGCGAGCAAGCGAGTTTAGCCAGTGGTTACTGCAACTAGAGCAGCAAATACAGGATTATCAAACGCAACTCACCGCTGCTGAGCAAGTTCAACTCAATATTCAAACGGTAGAAAAATCCTTAATTAGTTACCAGCAACAACAGCTTGCTGAGCAGCAACAGGTCACTGTACTAATCGAGGAAGGCAAGGGGATTGATAGCCAATTGCAAGCACTAGCGCAACAACTGCAACACTTGCTTGGCGAGTCAACCCTTGAACAAGAGCAACAGCATATTGCGACGGAAGAGTCAGCGATAACGTGTGAACAACAGCTAATTGAGAAAGCCTACAACGAGGCAGCCAATGCACATCAACACGCACAAGGGCAACACACTTCATTAGGGAAGCAAGCGCAAAGCTTGAACGAGCAAGTTAGTCTTGCCACAGCGAAGTGGCAGGAAGTACTCGTAGCGAGCGAATTTAGTGATGAAACGGCTTTTATCAATGCCAATATGCCAGCAGAGGAGTTTACTCGCTTAACGGCATTGGCAGATGAACTAAATGTTAGAGAGCAACAACAAAACGCACTTGCGCAGGAATATCAATCGCAATTGGCTAGCCTGCCTGTTGAAGCTGACAGCAATATTTCATTGTCAGAGATGACAGAAAAGCTAGTGAAAGATGAAACTGAACTCAAGGCACTGCAAACGAAATTAGCCCAGCTTGATTTTGAACTACAGCAAGATAAAAAGCGCCGTGACGAGCAGCAAAGTTTAATGGCAGATATTGCCAAGCAGCAGATTGCACTTAACGATATTAGTCACCTAAATGGCCTGATTGGCTCGGCAGACGGCGCTAAATTTAGGCGCTTTGCACAAAGCTTAACCCTAGAGTACTTGGTTCATTTGGCGAATAAGCAATTAATGCGACTACATGGCCGATACCAGCTAACGCGACAAACAAATGAGTCGCTTGCACTCGAGGTGGTTGACACATGGCAAGCAGACTTAACCAGAGATACGAAAACTCTTTCCGGTGGCGAGAGTTTCTTGGTGTCACTTGCATTGGCGCTGGCGTTGTCTGATTTAGTGAGCGCGAAAACACAAATCGATTCGCTGTTTTTAGATGAAGGCTTCGGCACACTTGACAATGATACGTTGGAGGTAGCTTTAGACGCGCTCGATAATCTAAACGCGGCCGGCAAAATGATTGGGGTTATCAGTCATATTGATACGTTAAAAGAACGTATCGCAACCCAAATCAAAGTGGATAAAATGAGCGGTTTAGGAGTTAGTAAACTCGAGCCTCAGTTTGTTTATTCGCCTAACTAA
- the sbcD gene encoding exonuclease subunit SbcD: protein MKILHTSDWHLGQHFYGKSRANEHLQFLNWLLEQVTEHSVDAIILAGDIFDTSTPPSYARELYFNFINKLNRLGCQLIALAGNHDSVAMLNESKQLLAALNTKVITTASTDSDEQLVTIKNASGEALGVVCAIPFLRPRDLVTSQAGQSATDKQLQLQVAITEHYQTLYESASAYQLPVIMTGHLTTVGSTTSDSVREIYIGTLEAFPANAFPKADYIALGHIHRPQKVAENDTIRYSGSPIPLSFDEASHDKTVNLVTFNGQSTVEVEALAIPRFRPMAMLKTSVDELATSIEQLAQEYSQQITNELPLWLDIEISAQGYLADLSGRVQELVKELPIEVLLIRRSKQERQQILAEQRTVTLEELSVSDVFTARLAQEEWQTDEQESQKERLTELFKQMHQQVHQQVLDETNAKHGELNTGGKA, encoded by the coding sequence ATGAAAATCCTTCACACTTCTGACTGGCATTTAGGTCAACACTTTTATGGCAAAAGCCGCGCCAATGAACACCTGCAATTTCTCAATTGGTTGCTTGAACAGGTTACTGAGCACAGCGTTGACGCCATCATTTTAGCGGGTGATATTTTTGATACCAGCACACCGCCAAGCTATGCTCGCGAGCTGTATTTTAACTTTATTAATAAGTTGAATAGATTAGGCTGTCAGTTGATTGCGCTAGCAGGCAACCATGATTCTGTTGCCATGTTAAATGAGTCGAAACAATTGCTAGCAGCACTGAATACGAAAGTGATCACAACGGCATCAACCGATAGTGACGAGCAGTTAGTCACGATTAAAAATGCCAGTGGCGAGGCGCTGGGGGTAGTGTGTGCAATTCCTTTTTTACGTCCACGTGATTTAGTGACAAGTCAAGCGGGACAAAGTGCAACCGACAAGCAATTGCAGCTGCAAGTAGCAATTACCGAGCATTATCAAACACTTTATGAATCGGCGAGTGCCTACCAACTGCCAGTGATCATGACTGGCCACCTCACTACAGTGGGTAGCACAACGTCTGACTCTGTTCGTGAGATATACATAGGCACCTTAGAAGCTTTCCCGGCAAATGCATTTCCCAAAGCCGACTATATTGCACTTGGTCATATCCATCGCCCGCAAAAGGTTGCCGAAAATGACACTATTCGTTATTCAGGTTCACCTATACCGCTCAGTTTTGATGAAGCGTCGCATGACAAAACGGTTAATTTAGTTACCTTTAATGGCCAATCCACTGTTGAAGTCGAAGCACTGGCAATTCCTCGCTTTCGACCAATGGCAATGCTCAAAACTAGTGTTGACGAGCTGGCGACAAGCATTGAACAGCTAGCGCAAGAGTATAGTCAGCAAATCACGAATGAGTTACCTCTGTGGTTAGATATTGAAATTAGCGCACAGGGCTACTTGGCTGATTTGTCTGGGCGTGTGCAAGAATTAGTGAAAGAGCTACCGATAGAAGTGTTGCTCATTCGTCGCAGCAAACAAGAGCGTCAGCAAATACTCGCAGAGCAGCGCACAGTCACGTTAGAAGAACTTTCTGTGAGTGATGTTTTTACCGCTCGCCTAGCACAAGAAGAGTGGCAAACAGATGAGCAAGAGAGCCAAAAAGAACGGCTAACCGAACTCTTCAAGCAAATGCATCAACAAGTGCATCAACAAGTGCTAGATGAAACTAATGCTAAGCATGGTGAATTGAATACGGGAGGCAAAGCCTAA
- a CDS encoding methylglyoxal synthase → MEYKTIQSNAQKSVALVAHDNMKASLIEWTNTHIEQLRNHQLYATGTTGALIAKQTGLSVSQLISGPLGGDQQIGALITEQKIDVLIFFWDPLEAQPHDPDVKALLRLAAVWNIPVACNIASADLLITSSLFGQVFERKVPDYQRYISSRT, encoded by the coding sequence ATGGAATATAAAACAATCCAATCTAACGCACAAAAATCCGTGGCGCTGGTAGCTCACGACAACATGAAAGCCAGTTTAATTGAGTGGACTAATACTCACATTGAACAGTTAAGAAATCACCAGCTATACGCAACAGGTACGACGGGCGCACTCATCGCTAAACAAACTGGCCTAAGTGTAAGCCAACTCATCAGCGGCCCGCTTGGCGGCGATCAGCAAATTGGCGCACTGATCACAGAGCAAAAGATTGACGTGTTAATTTTCTTTTGGGATCCGCTAGAAGCGCAGCCACATGACCCTGACGTTAAAGCCTTATTGCGACTTGCCGCTGTTTGGAATATTCCGGTGGCCTGTAATATTGCCAGTGCAGATTTACTCATTACCTCTAGCTTATTTGGCCAAGTGTTTGAACGAAAAGTCCCTGATTATCAACGTTATATCTCAAGCAGAACATAA
- a CDS encoding LytR/AlgR family response regulator transcription factor, which yields MLNILVADDEPLARETIKLLLANQTDVGHVYEAQDGNQVLDVFSEHHPDIVFLDIQMPGKTGIELAEQLPNDTVIIFATAYDQFAITAFELNAIGYLLKPFDDDKFYAALDRARQQVASKSPTNFKKVGQLIQHMVDEQDRAYKTRLVVKDPGRIRLVDVDQINFIAGAGNYAEVHLFDDKPVLHRETLTSLEKQLDPNVFVRIHRSTIVRRSSVIELRPNENGDYSVILKSGEQLTLSRRNKGKLEALIGEQ from the coding sequence ATGCTTAATATTTTGGTTGCTGACGATGAACCGTTAGCACGCGAAACAATAAAATTGTTACTGGCGAATCAAACCGACGTTGGACACGTCTACGAAGCGCAAGATGGAAATCAGGTACTGGATGTCTTTAGTGAGCATCACCCAGATATAGTGTTTCTTGATATTCAAATGCCGGGAAAAACGGGCATTGAGCTAGCCGAACAGTTGCCTAATGACACTGTGATTATTTTTGCGACCGCATATGATCAGTTTGCGATTACGGCATTTGAGCTAAATGCTATTGGTTACTTGTTAAAGCCATTTGATGATGACAAATTCTATGCAGCACTCGATCGTGCCCGCCAACAAGTGGCGAGTAAGTCGCCGACGAACTTCAAAAAAGTTGGGCAACTTATTCAGCATATGGTTGACGAGCAAGACCGAGCCTATAAAACACGTTTAGTGGTGAAAGATCCCGGCCGTATTCGACTCGTCGATGTTGATCAAATTAACTTTATTGCAGGAGCTGGAAATTATGCCGAAGTTCATTTGTTTGATGACAAGCCTGTGCTGCACCGAGAAACACTAACTAGTTTAGAGAAGCAACTCGACCCGAATGTGTTTGTTCGGATTCATCGTTCAACTATTGTGAGGCGCTCGAGTGTTATTGAGCTTAGACCTAATGAAAATGGCGATTATAGCGTGATTTTAAAATCGGGAGAGCAGTTAACGCTTTCGCGCAGAAACAAAGGTAAACTAGAAGCGCTGATTGGTGAACAGTAG
- a CDS encoding sensor histidine kinase, translated as MFKTFIDNLPSKYFWLANALFWLLLNSMAATNSYRMSLHFNRPVEWFEVWLEYLPWWGNWALLAPLIIASTQMISFDVERLVTFVGKTCAVMLLFFTLYWGLTIVEVSLINNGYINPTVLAEAFSQLLLSPLHMDFLVYLAVLCSGYSYTYYKHSRIQARRNQELSEQLLQVELQSLKSQLNPHFLFNTLNTIASLIRLDNKNNAIKALSELSFMLRKVLENQRHQLISLEQEVEFIQSYLTIQQMRFAHKLKTSVDVDDQCLPLDVPFMLLQPLVENAVQHGSQLESDQNELKLSVYCQDEYLHVKLINKIPEKDEHKGFGIGLSNCRKRLEKLYHLDFQLSLTPMENGYFETYLCMPIGVLDA; from the coding sequence ATGTTTAAAACCTTTATCGACAACTTACCATCTAAATACTTTTGGTTAGCTAATGCCTTGTTTTGGCTGTTATTAAATTCAATGGCTGCAACCAATAGCTACCGTATGAGCCTACACTTTAACAGGCCAGTAGAGTGGTTCGAAGTGTGGTTAGAGTATTTACCGTGGTGGGGAAATTGGGCGCTATTAGCGCCGTTAATTATCGCCAGCACGCAAATGATTTCGTTTGATGTAGAACGTTTGGTGACCTTTGTTGGCAAAACCTGTGCAGTGATGCTGCTGTTTTTCACTCTATATTGGGGCCTAACCATTGTTGAAGTTTCGCTAATTAATAATGGATACATTAACCCAACAGTGCTTGCCGAGGCATTTTCGCAACTTCTACTAAGTCCTTTGCATATGGACTTTCTCGTTTATTTAGCGGTGTTGTGCTCTGGCTATTCATATACCTATTACAAACATTCACGAATTCAAGCACGCCGTAATCAAGAGCTCAGTGAGCAGTTGTTGCAAGTGGAGTTGCAGTCACTGAAATCTCAACTTAATCCACACTTCTTATTTAATACCTTGAACACGATTGCTAGTTTGATCCGCCTAGATAACAAAAATAACGCCATCAAAGCCTTGAGTGAACTCAGCTTTATGCTGAGAAAAGTATTAGAAAATCAGCGGCATCAACTGATTTCGCTCGAGCAAGAAGTCGAGTTTATTCAGAGCTACTTAACTATTCAGCAAATGCGTTTTGCCCATAAGCTGAAAACATCGGTTGATGTTGATGATCAATGCTTGCCACTCGATGTGCCTTTTATGCTGTTGCAACCCTTAGTTGAAAACGCTGTTCAGCATGGCTCTCAGTTAGAAAGCGATCAAAATGAACTAAAATTGTCTGTGTATTGCCAGGATGAATATTTACACGTCAAATTGATCAATAAAATTCCAGAAAAAGATGAACACAAAGGCTTTGGCATTGGCCTGAGTAATTGTCGAAAGCGTTTGGAAAAGCTCTACCATTTGGATTTTCAGTTGAGCCTGACGCCGATGGAAAATGGTTATTTTGAAACTTATCTTTGTATGCCGATTGGAGTATTGGATGCTTAA